Proteins encoded by one window of Chryseobacterium aquaeductus:
- a CDS encoding HmuY family protein, translating to MKKLLFCILVGTSFMSQSCINDREDPIAVPPIEGKTVEPSVGGGAQPNQVWIDLSEVDADGNPKQTFNKRTDWDLAFYNGNEFKVVLNSSIAMGAGKVPNVTNLAQVNEINTSALMTQVQVANYNPSNIMYVDAVTGNFPAANTAIEEIKSVDADNAIYIVNMGKEIYNGTVPTGSALTGGDSRGWMKIQVTRFGEGYKIKYAEINSTVIKEAVIFKNDTHNFKFFSLKNNKEISIQPEKKKWDISFTVFTNLIDGAGSYVYADFVTHNIMGGTGVYEVKVTSPTTGVEAYNQFKTSDIDESKFVYNDQRTIGGNWRMAGPGGSSVNNNVFYIIKDANGYYFKLKFMRLTSPDGERGKPQFEFKPL from the coding sequence ATGAAAAAATTACTATTCTGTATTCTGGTCGGGACTTCTTTTATGTCGCAATCTTGCATCAACGATCGGGAAGATCCTATTGCAGTTCCGCCAATTGAAGGCAAAACCGTTGAACCTTCTGTGGGAGGCGGTGCACAACCCAATCAGGTTTGGATTGATCTGAGTGAAGTTGACGCTGATGGAAATCCCAAACAGACTTTTAATAAAAGAACAGATTGGGATCTTGCATTTTACAATGGAAACGAGTTTAAAGTCGTTCTGAATTCATCGATCGCTATGGGTGCAGGAAAAGTTCCCAATGTTACAAACTTGGCTCAGGTAAATGAAATCAATACATCAGCATTGATGACTCAGGTGCAGGTGGCAAATTACAATCCGTCAAATATAATGTATGTAGATGCAGTTACAGGAAATTTCCCTGCAGCAAATACAGCGATTGAGGAAATCAAGTCTGTTGATGCCGATAATGCAATTTACATTGTCAATATGGGAAAAGAGATTTACAATGGTACAGTTCCTACAGGCTCTGCACTTACAGGCGGCGACAGCAGAGGCTGGATGAAAATTCAGGTAACCAGATTCGGTGAAGGTTACAAAATTAAATATGCAGAAATCAATTCTACTGTCATCAAGGAAGCGGTAATTTTTAAAAATGACACACACAATTTCAAATTTTTCAGCCTTAAAAACAACAAGGAAATCAGCATTCAGCCGGAAAAGAAAAAATGGGATATTTCATTCACCGTATTTACAAATCTGATTGACGGAGCAGGAAGTTACGTTTATGCAGATTTTGTAACGCACAATATTATGGGCGGAACAGGTGTGTATGAGGTGAAAGTTACTTCACCCACAACTGGTGTTGAGGCATATAATCAATTTAAAACGTCAGATATCGATGAGTCAAAATTTGTTTACAACGATCAAAGAACGATTGGCGGAAATTGGCGTATGGCAGGACCGGGAGGATCTTCTGTCAACAACAACGTTTTCTACATTATCAAAGATGCAAACGGATATTATTTTAAACTGAAATTCATGCGACTTACAAGTCCAGATGGAGAGCGCGGTAAACCTCAATTTGAATTTAAACCTTTATAA
- a CDS encoding FecCD family ABC transporter permease, whose protein sequence is MKAQSKLYFYFIMSALLLIFLAIGALYIGFYDFNGVSPFKVLAQYISGDNNLALSDKYVIWDVRAARIIMAILIGSMLAVSGTSLQGLFKNPLATGESIGLTSGATLLAAIAIVLGGHFKQYLPEVVQFSLTGISAFLGALLAMMLVYRISTSSGKTNVVMMLLSGVAITSIGFSITGFLIYISKDEQLRDLTFWNMGSLAAATWTKNIVLVIVMIISYFILLPKGKALNAMMLGERDAQHLGINVERLKKQIIIITSLMVGTCVAFSGTIGFVGLIVPYILRLLFKSNYTFILPLSAILGSILLLIADTISRSIVAPSELPIGILTSLIGGPIFIAILIKFKKSL, encoded by the coding sequence TTGAAAGCACAAAGTAAATTATATTTCTATTTTATAATGAGTGCCCTTTTGTTGATTTTTTTAGCAATTGGGGCACTTTATATTGGATTTTATGACTTTAACGGAGTTTCGCCATTCAAGGTTTTAGCTCAGTATATTTCAGGTGATAACAATTTAGCTTTAAGTGACAAATATGTAATCTGGGATGTTCGTGCAGCCAGAATTATCATGGCGATTTTAATAGGAAGTATGCTCGCAGTTTCGGGAACAAGTTTGCAGGGATTGTTTAAAAATCCTTTGGCAACGGGAGAATCTATAGGTTTAACATCAGGAGCAACGTTACTTGCGGCAATTGCCATTGTTCTTGGCGGACATTTCAAACAATATCTTCCAGAGGTGGTACAATTTTCACTCACAGGTATTTCAGCATTTTTAGGAGCGTTGTTGGCCATGATGTTGGTGTACAGAATTTCTACGAGCAGTGGTAAAACCAATGTTGTCATGATGTTGCTAAGTGGTGTTGCCATTACATCTATCGGGTTTTCGATTACCGGGTTTTTGATTTACATTTCAAAAGACGAACAGCTGAGAGATCTGACATTTTGGAATATGGGAAGTCTAGCCGCAGCAACCTGGACGAAGAACATTGTTTTAGTAATAGTGATGATCATTTCATATTTTATTCTACTTCCGAAAGGAAAAGCCTTGAATGCCATGATGTTGGGCGAAAGAGATGCACAGCATTTAGGAATCAATGTAGAAAGATTAAAAAAACAAATCATTATTATCACCTCTTTAATGGTGGGAACCTGCGTGGCATTTTCAGGAACAATTGGTTTTGTAGGTCTTATTGTACCATATATTTTGAGGCTTTTATTTAAATCAAATTATACTTTCATTTTACCACTTTCAGCAATTTTAGGAAGTATTTTACTTTTAATTGCAGATACGATCAGCAGAAGTATTGTTGCACCTTCAGAATTGCCGATTGGTATTTTGACTTCATTGATTGGCGGACCGATTTTCATAGCTATTTTAATTAAATTTAAAAAATCACTCTAA
- a CDS encoding heme ABC transporter ATP-binding protein — MVKANQINYKHREFIILNEVDVSLDYGELLVIVGPNGAGKSSLLSVLANEIQHGKQQILFKNKPISDWEVRELSQHKAKFSQHNSNEIPLQVKDVVMMGRYPYFDSQPQKKDFEAMNKHLCETEIYHLKERDYNTLSGGEKQRVHLSRVMVQVENEIQKKLIFLDEPLNNLDVKHQYKALEIIKKFTQEENSAIVVLHDLNLAAQFADKILLMKSGKVSAYGTPKEVFTSENIAKAYNFPCTICPHPVNGNPMIIFG; from the coding sequence ATGGTAAAGGCAAATCAGATCAATTATAAACATAGAGAATTCATTATTCTGAATGAAGTTGATGTCTCATTAGATTATGGCGAGTTGCTAGTAATTGTAGGACCCAACGGAGCAGGAAAATCAAGTTTATTGAGTGTTTTGGCAAATGAAATACAGCATGGAAAACAGCAAATTTTATTTAAAAATAAACCTATCTCCGATTGGGAAGTGCGGGAATTATCTCAGCATAAAGCTAAGTTTTCTCAGCACAATTCTAACGAAATTCCTTTGCAGGTAAAAGATGTGGTGATGATGGGTCGGTATCCGTATTTTGATTCTCAACCCCAAAAAAAAGACTTTGAAGCGATGAATAAACATTTGTGTGAAACCGAAATTTACCACCTTAAAGAAAGGGATTACAATACTTTGTCGGGAGGCGAAAAGCAACGTGTACATCTTTCCAGAGTGATGGTTCAGGTTGAAAATGAGATACAGAAGAAGTTGATTTTTCTAGACGAACCTTTGAATAACCTTGATGTAAAGCACCAATATAAAGCTTTAGAAATCATCAAGAAATTCACGCAGGAAGAAAATTCTGCGATAGTTGTGTTGCATGACCTGAATTTGGCAGCACAGTTTGCAGACAAAATTTTATTGATGAAATCAGGAAAAGTTTCAGCGTATGGAACTCCGAAAGAGGTTTTTACATCAGAAAATATTGCAAAAGCATATAATTTCCCTTGTACGATTTGTCCGCATCCCGTCAATGGAAACCCGATGATTATTTTCGGATAA
- a CDS encoding TSUP family transporter: MIYKSTYGGGWGPLVTGTLIKNSFTARFAVGSSTVAKFILTVTAAVIFFFTLGIQHWNIILGLLIGGIITAPFSVMLTSKLPVKKMFIVIGTLVIVMSSITIYKSIF; this comes from the coding sequence TCTACTTATGGTGGCGGTTGGGGACCTTTGGTTACCGGAACCTTGATCAAAAACTCTTTTACAGCAAGATTTGCCGTAGGAAGTTCTACCGTCGCAAAATTTATTTTAACGGTCACTGCAGCAGTTATTTTTTTCTTTACTCTGGGAATTCAGCATTGGAATATAATTCTCGGTCTTCTGATTGGTGGAATTATCACCGCACCTTTTTCAGTCATGCTCACCTCAAAATTACCGGTGAAAAAAATGTTTATCGTCATAGGCACTTTGGTAATTGTAATGAGCTCGATTACGATCTACAAATCTATTTTTTAG
- a CDS encoding putative quinol monooxygenase, translating to MNLHIVALFKFNESYLMEAVDLFQKLVRETRKEEGCVTYELIEDNEQKGTFFLIELWESVEHHNRHNGTDHLFEFRQNAAKILTETIQVYKGFKIY from the coding sequence ATGAATTTACATATTGTGGCACTTTTCAAATTTAACGAAAGTTATCTGATGGAAGCAGTTGATCTTTTTCAAAAATTGGTGAGAGAAACCAGAAAAGAAGAAGGTTGTGTTACCTACGAACTGATTGAGGATAACGAACAAAAAGGAACTTTTTTCCTGATAGAATTATGGGAAAGTGTAGAACATCACAATCGCCACAACGGTACAGATCATCTTTTTGAATTCAGACAAAACGCAGCAAAAATTTTAACCGAAACCATTCAGGTTTATAAAGGTTTTAAGATATATTAG
- a CDS encoding heme/hemin ABC transporter substrate-binding protein: MKKFILAASVLMAMYSCKKEAAKPTENKTEVSSETPKTNNKIVSLSGGITEIVSALGHNKEIVATDVTSTYPESLKATAKDLGHVRSMTIEPIMAVSPTLILASEKDISPDLMGKIKASGIKSELFKQEFSVEGTKKLIADVAKAVGNTDYQKLNDKIDADLKQIQPLAKKPKVLFIYARGNMMMVSGKNTPMAALINLAGGENAVNDFEDFKPLTPEAVVKANPDVLFFFSTGLQGAGGNEGALKMPGVSQTNAGKNKKIIAMDGGLVSGFGPRLGEAAVALNKLLIESTK; this comes from the coding sequence ATGAAAAAGTTCATTCTTGCAGCATCTGTTCTTATGGCAATGTATTCTTGCAAAAAAGAAGCAGCAAAACCTACAGAAAATAAGACGGAAGTTTCTTCTGAAACTCCAAAAACCAACAACAAAATCGTCTCTCTAAGTGGTGGAATTACAGAAATTGTAAGTGCATTAGGTCACAACAAAGAAATTGTGGCAACAGATGTCACAAGCACTTATCCTGAAAGTCTTAAGGCTACTGCTAAAGATTTGGGTCATGTAAGATCAATGACAATCGAGCCGATTATGGCAGTTTCACCAACATTGATTTTGGCTTCGGAAAAGGATATCAGCCCGGATTTGATGGGAAAAATCAAAGCTTCAGGTATTAAATCTGAATTGTTCAAGCAGGAATTTTCTGTGGAAGGAACCAAGAAATTGATTGCAGATGTTGCAAAAGCTGTAGGAAATACAGATTATCAAAAGCTGAATGATAAAATTGATGCAGATTTAAAGCAAATTCAACCTCTTGCAAAAAAACCAAAAGTATTATTCATCTACGCTAGAGGAAATATGATGATGGTTTCCGGGAAAAATACACCAATGGCAGCTTTAATCAATCTTGCAGGAGGTGAAAATGCAGTAAACGATTTTGAAGATTTCAAACCTTTAACTCCGGAAGCAGTGGTAAAAGCAAATCCTGATGTATTATTTTTCTTCTCGACAGGTCTTCAGGGTGCCGGCGGAAATGAAGGCGCTTTGAAAATGCCGGGAGTTTCTCAAACCAACGCCGGAAAGAATAAGAAGATTATTGCGATGGACGGAGGTTTGGTTTCAGGTTTCGGACCAAGATTAGGTGAGGCTGCAGTTGCACTAAATAAACTATTAATTGAAAGCACAAAGTAA
- a CDS encoding T9SS type A sorting domain-containing protein: MNTKLLFGALVFSALSVNAQVSTLNETFNTFTPGPGAFPSNGWTTVLPTATGNPGPLMMVIVDGANRFLQSYSGGNMNSPSYLISPQIVAPTGDKTLTFKARKNTTSAPGMIQAGLVSNPADMSTFVALGAPTMLTGDTFQTESVVVPSSSSTYLAIKLTGHVAPHTALEFDDFQYLPTGTLGTSEPLKSAQEIKFALNNENTALQFVSKSEIKKIQIYSASGTKITEEKPKNHQSDISTLQSGVYYIIIEGNEGTVVKSKFIKK; the protein is encoded by the coding sequence ATGAATACAAAACTACTTTTCGGAGCTTTAGTTTTTTCAGCATTATCAGTGAATGCACAGGTATCTACATTAAATGAAACATTCAACACCTTTACTCCGGGACCGGGAGCGTTTCCCAGTAATGGTTGGACTACAGTTTTGCCAACAGCAACAGGAAACCCAGGACCCTTGATGATGGTCATTGTGGATGGAGCCAACAGGTTTTTGCAATCTTACTCCGGAGGAAATATGAACTCACCATCGTATCTAATAAGTCCTCAAATCGTAGCACCTACAGGTGATAAAACGCTTACATTTAAAGCAAGAAAAAACACAACTTCAGCTCCGGGAATGATTCAGGCAGGTTTGGTTTCTAATCCTGCAGATATGTCGACATTTGTGGCATTAGGTGCGCCAACAATGCTGACAGGAGACACTTTTCAGACCGAAAGTGTTGTGGTACCAAGCTCTTCTTCTACTTATCTGGCAATAAAACTTACAGGTCATGTTGCTCCGCATACTGCGTTAGAATTTGATGATTTTCAGTATTTACCAACAGGAACATTAGGCACATCAGAACCTTTGAAATCCGCTCAGGAAATCAAATTTGCTCTTAACAATGAAAACACGGCTTTACAATTTGTAAGTAAATCGGAAATAAAGAAAATACAGATCTACTCTGCATCTGGAACAAAAATCACTGAGGAAAAACCGAAAAATCATCAGTCTGATATCAGCACACTTCAGTCAGGAGTTTACTATATCATTATTGAAGGAAATGAAGGAACGGTGGTAAAATCGAAATTCATTAAAAAATAA
- a CDS encoding TonB-dependent receptor plug domain-containing protein, protein MKKKVFSVALLSSIFWMDGQEKDSLNQKSIEEVVVTGQYTQQSINKSIYKVEVIDAAQIKNMAVTNAAEVLNQNLNILVEPNSGTGDSNANILGLNGQYTKVLIDNIPVVSDQGMGNLVDLTKINVNNIERIEIVKGSMGVEYGNNAVAGVINIITKKSLTKKFNAQLSLQEETVGKDYDLYKKGEGRHVQTLNLEYRISDHWSVTADINHNDFQGYKGNLQGYKYLNKGDEKLRGNEWLPKDQLTTNAALRYAKGNTSFFYKVNFLTETINFYDNTLTDLPLGNGNRTYTANDVDYFTKRWIHQFNIQTKIGSRINYNSDFSYQTQERMSQRYKYDVPNRQTLSKEDKSTFYDSTIFYSRGMFSNFLESEKLNFQLGYELDHTSGYAAASTFESNNNGINIERTIFNYANFLSAEWRINELFSIRPGVRLALSDRFDSQYSYSVTAKYNTTAKSDLRAVFGSANRFPTYDELYTFVVDNNHDIRGNEDLNPETGYSAGLFWDYNTTTSGAWKLSLSFSGMYLDVKDRIENVIVNNQPLRFTYLNVDNYKSMVFGSGVNLRKNNFSLNTGISVMGISQSLSTGTVVSPNNYNYYPEANLGANYTLDKTKTLFALYYKYTGKRRQYTHKASINPAVDPGEYVLGEIDGFSMLNFTLSQPFFNNHFEVSTGVKNIFDVSTIRNTVLSGDGHSAANDNQNLFYGRSYFVRLNYNF, encoded by the coding sequence ATGAAGAAGAAAGTGTTCTCTGTTGCATTATTATCGTCCATTTTTTGGATGGATGGGCAGGAAAAAGATTCTCTCAATCAGAAAAGTATAGAAGAAGTTGTAGTTACCGGACAGTACACTCAGCAGTCAATCAACAAATCTATTTATAAAGTTGAAGTTATTGATGCTGCACAGATTAAAAATATGGCTGTTACCAACGCAGCTGAAGTTCTGAATCAAAATTTAAACATATTGGTTGAGCCCAATTCCGGTACCGGAGATTCAAATGCAAATATTCTCGGACTAAACGGACAGTACACAAAGGTATTGATTGATAACATTCCTGTTGTAAGTGATCAGGGCATGGGAAATTTAGTAGATCTTACCAAGATAAATGTCAATAATATTGAGAGAATAGAGATTGTGAAAGGTTCTATGGGTGTAGAATATGGTAACAATGCTGTGGCTGGAGTTATCAATATCATCACAAAAAAAAGTTTGACCAAGAAATTCAATGCACAACTCAGTTTACAGGAAGAGACCGTAGGTAAAGATTATGACTTGTATAAAAAAGGAGAGGGAAGACATGTTCAGACGCTCAATTTAGAATATAGAATCTCTGATCACTGGTCGGTGACCGCAGATATTAATCATAATGATTTTCAAGGGTATAAAGGTAATCTGCAAGGTTATAAATATCTGAATAAAGGCGATGAGAAGCTCAGAGGAAACGAGTGGCTTCCAAAAGATCAGTTGACTACAAACGCTGCTTTACGCTATGCAAAAGGAAATACTTCATTTTTCTACAAAGTAAATTTTCTTACCGAAACCATTAATTTTTATGACAATACATTAACAGATTTACCTCTTGGAAACGGCAACCGAACATATACAGCAAACGATGTAGATTATTTTACGAAAAGATGGATTCATCAGTTTAATATTCAGACTAAAATAGGCTCGAGGATCAATTACAATAGCGATTTTTCTTATCAGACTCAAGAAAGAATGTCACAACGGTACAAATATGATGTTCCCAACAGACAGACGCTTTCAAAAGAAGACAAATCTACATTTTACGATTCTACAATATTTTACTCCAGAGGGATGTTCAGCAATTTTTTGGAGAGTGAAAAACTCAATTTCCAGTTGGGTTACGAATTGGATCATACAAGTGGATATGCCGCAGCATCAACTTTTGAATCTAATAATAACGGAATCAATATCGAAAGAACCATCTTCAATTATGCCAATTTTTTGTCTGCAGAGTGGAGAATAAATGAGTTGTTTTCAATTCGTCCCGGTGTACGATTGGCTTTAAGCGACAGATTTGATTCTCAATACAGTTATTCGGTCACAGCTAAATACAACACAACAGCAAAATCGGATTTACGAGCCGTTTTTGGTTCTGCTAATCGATTTCCAACATATGATGAGTTGTACACTTTTGTTGTCGATAATAATCATGACATCCGTGGAAACGAAGATTTAAATCCGGAAACAGGATATTCAGCAGGTTTATTTTGGGACTACAACACAACAACTTCAGGAGCTTGGAAATTAAGTTTAAGTTTTTCCGGAATGTATCTCGACGTAAAAGATCGAATAGAAAATGTAATCGTCAACAATCAGCCTTTGAGATTTACCTACCTCAATGTAGATAACTACAAATCAATGGTTTTCGGTAGTGGTGTCAATCTCCGAAAAAATAATTTTTCACTGAATACCGGAATTTCCGTTATGGGAATTTCACAAAGTTTAAGTACAGGAACTGTAGTTTCTCCAAATAATTATAATTATTATCCAGAAGCCAATCTGGGAGCCAACTATACTTTAGACAAAACCAAAACTCTTTTTGCACTATACTACAAATACACAGGTAAACGGAGACAGTATACTCACAAAGCCTCAATAAATCCTGCAGTAGATCCCGGTGAATATGTTTTAGGAGAAATCGATGGCTTCAGTATGCTGAATTTTACTCTGAGTCAGCCTTTTTTTAATAATCATTTTGAAGTGAGCACGGGTGTGAAAAATATATTTGATGTATCAACGATTAGAAATACGGTGCTTTCCGGTGATGGTCATTCTGCTGCCAATGATAATCAGAATCTTTTCTATGGCAGAAGTTATTTTGTAAGACTAAACTATAATTTTTAA